TAAAGATGCTGATGGTGGCGAAGTTGACGTAACAATTACGGATCATGATGATTTCACACTAGATAATGGCTACTACGAAGAAGAAACATCAGACAGCGATTCAGACTCAGATAGTGATTCAGATTCAGACAGCGACTCAGATTCAGATAGCGACTCAGATTCAGACAGTGACTCAGATTCAGACAGTGACTCAGATTCAGACAGCGACTCAGACTCAGACAGCGATTCGGACTCAGATAGCGACTCAGATTCAGATAGCGACTCAGACTCAGACAGCGATTCAGATTCAGATAGCGATTCCGATTCAGACAGCGACTCAGATTCAGATAGTGATTCCGACTCAGATAGCGACTCAGACTCAGACAGCGATTCAGATTCAGACAGTGACTCAGATAGCGACTCAGATGCAGGTAAACATATACCGGCTAAACCAATGAGTACGGTTAAAGATCATCACAACAAAGCTAAAGCATTACCAGAAACAGGTAGTGAAAATAATAATTCAAATAATGGCACATTATTCGGTGGATTATTTGCGGCATTAGGTTCATTATTACTATTCGGTCGTCGTAAAAAACAAAATAAATAATTTAACTTGAACCAGGTCCGTGTGGCCTGGTTTTTTAATGATGAAACATGCAATGGATGTATTTTTCATATAAAATAAACAATAAAGACACGTAATAAAAATTATATGAGGCGATAATATGAATTACATTTTAGGAACAATTTTAGAAAGTAAAATTACAGGTGTAGAAAAAGCTCAAATTAATAGACTAAAGTTGTTTAAACAACAAGGAATTCCTTCAAAATGTGTATATGTTAAATGGAATCCTTATTTGTATACATATGCGAAGCAACATCAAATAGAAAATGATGTATTTACAATGTATGATTATTTTCAAAAAACAATTAATTACAAAAAGACAAAACAAATGAATTGGTTGCAATATTGGGAAAAGTCATGTAAATATACATTGAAATTTGTAGAAAATTCAAATGACGTTAGAATATATGATGAAGAACAATTTATAATGTACGCACATTTTTTAGACAAACAATATCGAAACTTAAACTATGTGAATTATTTTGATCATCAAAGAAGAAAGGTTAAACGTGAATTATTTGATGGTAGAGGATTTCTTAGTTGCTCTAGAATTTTAGGCGAAGGACAACGTATAGTTCTGGAAAACTATTTTACTGCAGATGGTAAGATCGTAATCCAAAAGTATTTTGAGGATATTAATGGTAAAAACACACTTACGAAAGGTGTTTTATATGAAGGGCAGCATCAGCAATATTTTGATAGTGAAGAAGAATTAGTCCACTATTTTCTAAAACAATTATGTAAAAATAGTGATCAGCTAATATTAGATAGACCACATGAATTAGGAAATGTTATTGCAGAGTTACCTAATGAAATTCCGGTTATCGTAGTTCTTCATAGTACGCATTTAACTGGGAATGAGGTAAAAAGCTTTTACAAATCAGTATTCAATCATTTAAAACGTTATAAAGCTATTGTTGTCTCTACAGATAAACAACGTCGAGATATCGCTGATTATATTGAAAATGAAATTCAAGTTGTCAATATTCCGGTTGGTTTTGTAGATAATATACCAAACAACATCGACTTTAATAGTAAAGAAAAAAGGCATATCGTATCTGTAGCGCGTTTAGTAGAAAATAAGCAAATCAAACACCAAATTGAAGTAATTAAACGTCTAGTTGAAAAATATCCTGATATTCAATTAAATATATATGGCCATGGAAATGGTTTAGCAGAATACCAACAACTTGTAGAAAAGTATCAATTATTAAATCATATTAAATTTCACGGATTTAAGACACAAGTTAGTGAAGCAATTGCTAATGCGCAACTTATGTTGTCTACAAGTAAAATGGAAGGCTTTGGATTAGCAATTTTAGAATCTCTTTCACTAGGTACGCCAGTTATAAGCTATGATGTAGATTATGGCCCAGCAGAACTTATTCAAGATGGTTTCAACGGATATTTAGTCTCTGAAGGAGATATAGATCAGATGGTTGAAAAGGTAGACCTATTGTTGAATGACAGTCAAAAGATGGAACAATTTTCAATGAATAGTATTCAATCAGCCCAGCATTTTAATATGACAACTGTTGGTAATAAATGGCGAAATATTTTAAATTAAAATAAAAAGCATTTTCCTAGAAACATAATTAAACAAAACAAGTTCAATTTGAACATTAATGTTTGATTAAATAGTTTAGGAAAATGCATTTTTTATATACTAATGAAAATTACATTTAAATAAGTCGAATAAATTGATCCCATTGATTAATCAATGATGCTTTACTATATTGTTGCGCCTTAGTTAAGCTACCAACAGAAAGGCGTTGTTGCTCTTCTGGATGTTCAATTACATATTTTACTTTTTCAAAAAGGGCATCTTCATCATTTTTAGGAATTAAATAACCGTTAATATCAGACGAAATTAATTCACTAGGACCATATTTAATATCATAACTAATTACAGGAACACCGTGGGACAAAGATTCGAGTAAGGCCAATGAAAATCCTTCCATATTACTCGTAATTAAACTTAAATACGCATCACTATATTCTTGATCTAATTGACTTAAAAATCCACGTAAATAGACATGATTCTCCAATCCGTATTGCTGAATTAACTCATTTAGTTTTGTACTTTCTGAACCAAAGCCATACATATGTAGTTCGACATTTGGAATTAATGGCACTAGGCGTTTTATTAATTCAATTTGTTGATGCAATTGTTTTTCCGGTGAATAACGAGCAACGGAAATTAATTTTATATTTCGGTGATCTAAAATTTGTATTGGTGTATCTATAGGCTCACTGTAGCCGACAGGTATATTAACAACAGGAATTTCATTATTAATCCGTTTTGAAACATCGATTTTTTGCTGTTCTGTAGAAACGACTATGGCACGATATCGAGATAAATTTTCGAACATTGCTTTATATACATTTTTAAAAGGTGAAGATTCTAATTCATCAATATTTTTAATGTGAGTACTATGTAACACAGCAACGACAGGAATTGTGTCAGGCGTTAAATTAAAAATAGGTGCAGTATAAACGTTACGATCGCTGAAAAACACGTCACCTTTACGATAGACGTTTGTAATAAAAAAGGCGCCTAATTCGGTATCATTATTAAAGAAATACGATTTATTCGCATAGTAAACAATGATTTTTTGTACTTCCGGTTTGTCATTAACATAAGTATAATATTTTTCTATTTTTGTATCTCCATCTGGATTATAGAAAAATTCACAAAGTGTTTGTTGTTTACCGACAAGAATTCGACTACAACTTAAAAAGCCACGCACATCGTAAAAATCACGTTTGACCTTTCTTCTATGTTGGTCAAAATGATTTACATAATCCAATATACGATGTTTTGGATCTTGAAAATGTGCATACATTAAAAAACGATCTTGATCATAAATTCTAAAATCATTACTATTCTCAACGGGTTTTAAAGTATAATGACATTCATCAGTCCAATAGGATAACCAATCAAAAGGATCATTACGGTCCACATACATAGCTTCTTGAAAGAAATCATACATATTGATGTAATCGCCATCCGATAAATAATTTTGAGCATTTCTATATAAAAATCTATTCCATGAGAGGAATACACACTGCGCTGGTCGTCCCATTTCTTTAAATAATTTTAATCGATTAATAATTGCTTTTTCAATGCCGGTTAAATTTACACCTAAACTGTTACCTACAAAATAATTCATTTTTAACACCACTTATGTCTGTTTTTTATAATTATATCACATAACATTTAATTAACTCTTTTAAATAGAAAAAGAAATTATTTTAAAAATAGCGAGTTTTAAGGTTCGAAGAGAGTGATTACCAATAAAATTTGCGTTATACCAAAAACCAACAAATCATTATCCTAACGATCCTGACATTACAGTAAATCTACAAAACAAAAAACGCGCAACTACTGTTACGCGTTTTAATATGATTTATGATACTATTTACGGTATTTTAATTTGGCAAACGCATCATGTTGATGGATTGATTCTTCATTACGACATTCAATATCGAAACCTTCTAACCAATCAAATTCAACTAAGTCAGCCGCGATTAAACGAATCAAATCTTCAACAAAGCGAGGGTTTTCGTATGCACGCTCTGTCACTCGTTTTTCATCAGGACGTTTTAAAATAGGGTATAGAATTGAACTTGCATTTGCTTCCATAGCATCTAAAATTTTGTTTTTATAATCATCAACAATGTCTTGTTCTTTATTAATATATGTTTTAACAGTAACAACACCACGCTGGTTGTGTGCTGAATATTCGCTGATTTCTTTTGAACATGGGCATAATGTTGTAACTGTAGCCTCAATTGTAAGTTCTTTACGTGTCACTTGGTCACCATCAATGGCCAATCCATAAGTAACATCAGCATTACCAACTGCTTTAATGTTAGTCGTTGGACTATAGCGATCAAAGAACCATTTTCCAGATACATCAACGCCAGCCGCATTTTGTTTCATATTTGTTTGTAAAGTTCGTAAAACTTGATATAACGTATTAAATTCGAGTTCAATACCATTATCATAATGCTTTTCAACGCTTTCAATAATACGACTCATATTAATACCTTTTTCATCTTTAGTTAAGCTTGTTGAAAAACTAAATGTACCAGCTGTTTGATACTGGTCAACAAGTACAGGGTATACTAAGTTTTTTATACCAACTTCTTCAATTTCAAATAAGAAATCTTTATGCGTGCTTTGTAAATCAGTCATTTCATTTTTAGTAGTAGGTTTCGTACCTTCGATAGGGTCTACTGAACCAAAGTGTTTCCAACGACCTTCTCGTGTCGATAAATCAAATTCAGTCATTATTTTCCTCCGTTAAGATTTAAAGTGATATGTCCAATATGGTTCGACAGTTAAAAAGCTGTGCTGTTTACCATCGATTTCAGGACTTGCTAATTGTTTTAAAAATGGACCTGTTTGAGAAGCATGTGCTTCAAAAGCTTTAATTTTCAGATCTTTAAAATCTGTAATATCATTTTGAATATCAGGTTCGCCCAATGCTTCAGTAGCATCATTGCTAAAAGCAACTAAAGTTAAACGTGGACGTTCTTCCTCCGGCATGCGTTCAACAGTTCGAATCACAGCATCAGCAGTTGCTTCATGATCAGGATGTACAGCATAACCTGGATAAAATGAAATAATCAATGATGGATTAGTTTCATCAATTAAAGATTTAATCATACTATCTATATGTTCATAAGGTTCAAATTCGACTGTTTTGTCGCGTAAACCCATTTTTCTTAAATCAGTAATGCCAATAACTTTACATGCTTCTTCAAGTTCACGTTCGCGAATGCTTGGTAATGATTCACGAGTTGCAAATGGTGGGTTACCTAAATTTCGTCCCATTTGACC
This is a stretch of genomic DNA from Staphylococcus roterodami. It encodes these proteins:
- a CDS encoding glycosyltransferase; amino-acid sequence: MNYILGTILESKITGVEKAQINRLKLFKQQGIPSKCVYVKWNPYLYTYAKQHQIENDVFTMYDYFQKTINYKKTKQMNWLQYWEKSCKYTLKFVENSNDVRIYDEEQFIMYAHFLDKQYRNLNYVNYFDHQRRKVKRELFDGRGFLSCSRILGEGQRIVLENYFTADGKIVIQKYFEDINGKNTLTKGVLYEGQHQQYFDSEEELVHYFLKQLCKNSDQLILDRPHELGNVIAELPNEIPVIVVLHSTHLTGNEVKSFYKSVFNHLKRYKAIVVSTDKQRRDIADYIENEIQVVNIPVGFVDNIPNNIDFNSKEKRHIVSVARLVENKQIKHQIEVIKRLVEKYPDIQLNIYGHGNGLAEYQQLVEKYQLLNHIKFHGFKTQVSEAIANAQLMLSTSKMEGFGLAILESLSLGTPVISYDVDYGPAELIQDGFNGYLVSEGDIDQMVEKVDLLLNDSQKMEQFSMNSIQSAQHFNMTTVGNKWRNILN
- a CDS encoding glycosyltransferase; protein product: MNYFVGNSLGVNLTGIEKAIINRLKLFKEMGRPAQCVFLSWNRFLYRNAQNYLSDGDYINMYDFFQEAMYVDRNDPFDWLSYWTDECHYTLKPVENSNDFRIYDQDRFLMYAHFQDPKHRILDYVNHFDQHRRKVKRDFYDVRGFLSCSRILVGKQQTLCEFFYNPDGDTKIEKYYTYVNDKPEVQKIIVYYANKSYFFNNDTELGAFFITNVYRKGDVFFSDRNVYTAPIFNLTPDTIPVVAVLHSTHIKNIDELESSPFKNVYKAMFENLSRYRAIVVSTEQQKIDVSKRINNEIPVVNIPVGYSEPIDTPIQILDHRNIKLISVARYSPEKQLHQQIELIKRLVPLIPNVELHMYGFGSESTKLNELIQQYGLENHVYLRGFLSQLDQEYSDAYLSLITSNMEGFSLALLESLSHGVPVISYDIKYGPSELISSDINGYLIPKNDEDALFEKVKYVIEHPEEQQRLSVGSLTKAQQYSKASLINQWDQFIRLI
- the folE2 gene encoding GTP cyclohydrolase FolE2 codes for the protein MTEFDLSTREGRWKHFGSVDPIEGTKPTTKNEMTDLQSTHKDFLFEIEEVGIKNLVYPVLVDQYQTAGTFSFSTSLTKDEKGINMSRIIESVEKHYDNGIELEFNTLYQVLRTLQTNMKQNAAGVDVSGKWFFDRYSPTTNIKAVGNADVTYGLAIDGDQVTRKELTIEATVTTLCPCSKEISEYSAHNQRGVVTVKTYINKEQDIVDDYKNKILDAMEANASSILYPILKRPDEKRVTERAYENPRFVEDLIRLIAADLVEFDWLEGFDIECRNEESIHQHDAFAKLKYRK
- the bshB2 gene encoding bacillithiol biosynthesis deacetylase BshB2, whose translation is MTDERHVLVIFPHPDDETFSSAGTLASYVQRGVPVTYACLTLGQMGRNLGNPPFATRESLPSIRERELEEACKVIGITDLRKMGLRDKTVEFEPYEHIDSMIKSLIDETNPSLIISFYPGYAVHPDHEATADAVIRTVERMPEEERPRLTLVAFSNDATEALGEPDIQNDITDFKDLKIKAFEAHASQTGPFLKQLASPEIDGKQHSFLTVEPYWTYHFKS